The Lycium ferocissimum isolate CSIRO_LF1 chromosome 10, AGI_CSIRO_Lferr_CH_V1, whole genome shotgun sequence genome window below encodes:
- the LOC132033942 gene encoding glycolipid transfer protein 3 has protein sequence MKRRRDMEVESTEIRSAIEELSMMQLLKVKVKPEEHAAVDDNNKTINSHIPTMPFLSISNLVLQVLDKIGPTMAVLRQDIYQNIQRLEKVHDSDPSLYSNMVEILKKEISEGKEKKGPSCCKALLWLTRSLDFALALLQLLAEDLESNMEQAVQESYNNTLKPWHGWISSAAFKVALKLVPDSKGFITILMGKDKNNEDFKKELRTFISLLAPLLKEIHDLLGAYGLDRLKST, from the exons ATGAAGAGAAGAAGAGATATGGAAGTAGAGTCAACTGAAATAAGAAGTGCTATTGAAGAACTATCTATGATGCAGCTCCTCAAAGTCAAAGTTAAACCTGAAGAACATGCTGctgttgatgataataataaaacCATTAATTCCCATATTCCTACCATGccttttctctctatctccaaTTTGGTCCTTCAAGTTCTTG ATAAGATAGGGCCGACAATGGCAGTATTGAGACAAGACATCTATCAAAATATCCAG AGATTGGAAAAGGTGCATGATTCAGATCCTTCCCTCTACTCAAATATGGTCGAGATATTGAAGAAAGAGATTAGTGAAggcaaagaaaaaaagggtCCTAGCTGTTGCAAAGCTCTTCTTTGGCTCACCAG ATCGTTGGATTTCGCCTTAGCATTATTACAATTACTAGCTGAAGATTTAGAGAGTAACATGGAGCAAGCTGTTCAGGAATCTTACAATAACACCCTTAAGCCATGGCATGGATGGATCTCCTCAGCTGCCTTCAAG GTAGCGTTAAAGCTAGTTCCAGACAGCAAGGGGTTTATTACAATTCTCATGGGCAAAGATAAAAATAACGAAGACTTTAAGAAGGAATTGCGCACCTTCATTTCACTACTGGCACCTTTGTTAAAGGAAATTCACGACCTTTTG GGTGCATATGGTCTTGATAGGTTAAAATCTACTTGA
- the LOC132033944 gene encoding endoglucanase 10-like has translation MSNSEKFNSVQYVHTISEAGRLLPSASRWNSIELDFNLLPQSSLNENFESLPSRFSKFVDFNLFVKDKIHFKRFVVVAAFIILIIPSLILLKHFYPPRNNHNGSSHNITLALNKALLFFDAQKSGPFVENSLIRFRGNSGMNDGHGSEKHPNLVGGFYDAGNNIKFSFTTAYAVTLLSWTVIEYHEKYEDIGELDHVKDIIKWGSLYLLKLFVPQDNSSSTSAIIYSQVGGNNSNAENDLTCWQRPEDMNYIRRGSVCDISSASDLAGEMVAAMSAASLVLKEDKDISEKLVKAAEELFIRANGTDKKGTYTTTDECGGQARLFYNSTSHEDELVWGGIWLFFATGNKTYLKYATENFASAVEEQVASDEGVFDWNNKISAISILLTRIRYFRDLGYPYESSFISSTNKIDLLMCSYTSDLKYSKTEGGLIILKPGTDAALLQYAVTATFLSKLYSDYLLLLLTPRRSCSNSAFSSEILQEFSQSQVNYILGDNPLKMSYVVGYGDTYPVQVHHRAASIPWDGKRRTCSEGNQWLNAKRANPNTIFGAMVAGPNKDDVFSDERSQPWFTEPSIASNAGLVAVLIALHDPPSGSSHSIGGNLGIDKNGMFENVKEVA, from the exons ATGTCAAACTCAGAAAAGTTCAATTCTGTCCAATATGTTCATACAATTTCTGAGGCCGGTCGCCTTCTTCCTTCTGCCAGTCGTTGGAACTCCATAGAATTGGACTTCAATCTCCTTCCACAGTCTTcattaaatgaaaattttgagtcTTTACCGTcaagattttcaaaatttgttgATTTTAACTTGTTTGTTAAAGATAAAATCCACTTCAAACGATTCGTCGTTGTAGCAGCCTTCATAATCCTAATTATACCTTCTCTTATTCTTCTCAAGCATTTTTATCCTCCAAGAAATAACCATAATGGCTCTTCCCACAATATCACCCTTGCTCTTAACAAAGCTCTTCTCTTCTTTGATGCTCAAAAAT CGGGGCCTTTTGTGGAGAATAGTTTGATACGGTTTCGAGGAAACTCGGGGATGAATGATGGGCATGGCAGTGAGAAGCATCCAAATCTTGTTGGTGGTTTTTATGATGCAGGGAATAATATAAAGTTTAGTTTCACTACAGCTTATGCTGTTACTCTCTTGAGCTGGACAGTGATTGAATATcatgagaaatatgaagatATTGGAGAACTTGATCATGTTAAAGATATTATCAAATGGGGTAGTTTATATTTGCTTAAACTCTTTGTTCCTCAAGATAATTCTTCTAGTACTTCAGCCATAATCTACTCTCAG GTTGGAGGCAATAATTCAAATGCTGAGAATGATCTAACTTGTTGGCAGAGGCCAGAAGATATGAATTATATAAGGCGTGGTTCGGTTTGTGACATTAGTTCTGCGTCCGATTTAGCAGGGGAAATGGTAGCAGCAATGTCAGCTGCATCATTAGTATTGAAAGAAGATAAGGATATTTCAGAGAAATTGGTGAAAGCAGCAGAGGAATTGTTCATTCGTGCAAATGGAACAGATAAGAAAGGAACGTACACGACAACTGATGAATGTGGAGGACAAGCTAGGCTATTTTATAACTCAACAAGTCACGAAGATGAATTGGTTTGGGGTGGAATTTGGTTGTTTTTTGCTACAGGCAACAAAACTTACCTCAAGTATGCGACAGAGAATTTTGCCTCAGCTGTAGAGGAACAAGTAGCTTCTGATGAAGGCGTCTTCGATTGGAACAACAAGATCAGTGCTATATCG ATTTTGCTAACAAGGATTAGGTACTTCCGGGATCTTGGTTATCCATATGAGTCTTCATTTATATCATCGACGAACAAGATTGATTTGCTCATGTGCTCATATACTTCTGATCTAAAGTATAGCAAAACAGAAG GTGGACTAATCATTTTAAAGCCAGGTACTGATGCAGCACTACTCCAGTATGCTGTGACAGCTACCTTTCTTAGCAAATTGTATAGTGACTATCTCCTGCTTTTGCTTACACCACGCAGAAGCTGCTCTAATTCTGCCTTTTCTTCGGAAATTTTACAAGAATTCTCACAATCACAG GTGAATTACATACTAGGAGATAACCCTTTGAAGATGAGTTATGTGGTTGGATATGGCGATACTTATCCGGTTCAAGTTCACCATCGAGCTGCATCGATCCCTTGGGATGGGAAACGGCGTACATGTTCAGAAGGGAATCAATGGCTCAATGCAAAAAGGGCAAATCCAAATACCATCTTTGGAGCAATGGTAGCTGGACCAAATAAGGACGATGTTTTTTCGGACGAAAGAAGCCAACCATGGTTCACAGAGCCAAGTATAGCAAGTAATGCTGGTCTAGTAGCAGTACTGATTGCACTTCATGATCCTCCCAGTGGATCTTCTCATTCAATTGGAGGTAATTTAGGAATAGACAAGAATGGTATGTTTGAAAATGTAAAAGAAGTGGCTTGA
- the LOC132035470 gene encoding pathogen-related protein-like, with protein sequence MASPILGGGNKYRDYLTDEDIANTKWRFGPPNYDIVDKLFEQERTHEWPEGSLEEKVQRLLKTWEMELVHKADPNQFKTLDPNKFTISVNGRKDLTPEEAAEAGGSYNIFLQTSLPENVRIYNPDEETGESSQIVFRSVFLRGFAIEILQVYSGPPKIVYRFRHWGHMEGPFKGHAPTGELVEFFGIGTFEVEKESNKIVKAEMFFDRGELLGPLVKGESNGESTSAIALAAAKCPFMQ encoded by the exons atggcaAGTCCAATACTAGGAGGGGGAAACAAGTACAGAGACTACTTGACTGATGAAGACATCGCAAATACTAAATGGAGGTTTGGTCCTCCTAactatgatattgtggataagCTCTTTGAACAAGAAAGAACTCAT GAATGGCCTGAAGGATCGCTTGAAGAGAAAGTGCAGAGGCTATTGAAGACTTGGGAAATGGAATTAGTCCACAAGGCAGATCCTAATCAATTCAAAACTCTTGATCCAAATAAGTTCACCATTAGCGTCAATG GTAGGAAAGATTTGACACCGGAAGAAGCTGCAGAGGCCGGGGGTAGCTATAACATATTCCTCCAAACGTCGTTGCCAGAGAATGTTCGAATCTACAATCCTGATGAGGAAACAGGAGAATCTTCACAGATAGTTTTCCGATCCGTATTTTTACGAGGATTCGCGATCGAGATCCTCCAAGTTTACTCAGGACCACCAAAAATTGTGTACAGGTTTAGGCATTGGGGTCACATGGAAGGTCCATTTAAAGGACATGCTCCAACTGGAGAACTTGTAGAGTTCTTTGGGATTGGCACTTTTGAA GTGGAGAAAGAGAGTAACAAGATTGTGAAGGCAGAGATGTTCTTTGACAGAGGAGAATTGCTTGGACCACTTGTGAAAGGAGAGAGCAATGGTGAATCCACAAGTGCAATAGCATTGGCTGCTGCAAAATGTCCTTTCATGCAATAA